The proteins below come from a single Plasmodium sp. gorilla clade G2 genome assembly, chromosome: 13 genomic window:
- a CDS encoding variant-silencing SET protein has translation MEYKHFKNNKILNENINEKTEKNRQRNTLSHINFIQIDDDDDDNNNEEPKDININKTNYNNNNIFMKTCNENRRNTTFYRHNVINEEQKNFEYLLSRKKKNVDSIDNVNFSDFMKNDFFNMFNNNIISENKKTNKTINQINNNIDTSKNVIYNINYDEDKGEVINLSFDKKSKKKKTYPEVDIHMYNKKKMNPPYHNINEQNIYQTSDDNTYHNVYSDNCLINSNYTSLLKNKPLKYKKGYKQNRQDESTGGEFDYNLEQSLYDDCDKLYKTSFLKNNKNIINKGNEEQKQDIYNNISDICKSYIKNFDYLNKRIFHNKSKIWKLSNKKVTIHGDSKKGIEKNNQDIEEQQRQHDGEKEEDNYNDYYDDDDEDDNYHIYDNYDDYLENDDYDNHNYFYHKNHHINKIEKVQNKNSSSDLINSTSINNTNMECHNKKDDNLKNMDSFLLYMKEKKIKKKKNLNDNMENELSDTLLYHSKKYYKDVCDTHCDDINFSFDEDYNMLPKKDIYSDNRTKNLDKFPNNSSHNYINNISSEIIKYCKDNNITLKSDIKNVINHFNKKYANGTITNNNINNIFESMNLQRNNVDHIYDCSINNPTNSKNVSNNNIIHITNENIQNNKNKQYVNSIVNIFSKRKNANEKKENLNEKNYISFNSNYKDNINLRNNKIYELNNNDFSTNDYVNDINIDININKQISNNLKKNDNMLIYNRKCNMDLTNESINMEYNLKKNNSISDLEYKQNNNDNYKNKDICDDISEIYMNGYYDDVIKCYMDYTLQGMNDETHFYLCEFCKQNIFDMNNMIKNDKAKECMYNCNISCGRTFHKTCVSYINKNDNYICFFCIYDINFCTLCKEVVTNDSLLPCYYPLCSVSMHIKCVEKLIFFNSECLKQYVSIKLSPHINIEQEKTQKYASCGVIEQPLHMKKKIKRRHSYRKRRRRGTRKSQITTSNKKINKKELTSGDIIDTEIMEQKNDKDDNKDNITHNNDNNNDNNNNDNNNNNNDDKNLKNYLLKNDLLTNELDHNNYHQILESNKEIKVENTVNMLEDPINNKLFDKKEETLKNEDDENIMVLKKFICPLHICYVCKEFDINNIESSKKEINNDLFRCIKCFKSVHRKCMNQINNNNNENINGNNNIYIISHKHKIMCCSNHMDDYKNEHMEYLTYIKEINHICELVEPVHNNNSNKLLSNKGLYDNENNICISKIHNNSSNELFKTKQNYIKAKGFNCLNYDHNGMNNMNNMNITNKMNILNLKSCMVNDINTTEGKKKKSCESRGNNSINKKVVFDLTEELNEKLTTFDNIQNKIIYVDNKIEMNDNICQKEDGSLNLGCMNISSAGKNNMRPNNPNNNNNNNDDGGENIISVEEEYNLKNRNVNKTNNTLLDHNNNIKKNNTLTIKEYTDSSINIDEFINKNQNEKNMSLDSNDALNLKRKRNVSHSYNDILDDTNILKDISTNKSYCVNVSKKKQNVSFNNKEEMMRANELYVLNDNNIESNEKNTKNKLNNNIYNNNKSKNIKYNNSVDRKNDKNKQINDTINKDLENINHNINNQQVVHNFVDDNMKSKLHMIQIKLKHILSIEKGLLSLKEINIDQMNDECKKHISILCTFRQDFINYVIFLFSKRSDQKTSNEPINQVDDKKEGNIYHVQEKQENINNNNENEEDKSKVDSINKEDQNKVDTLNNVDQNKVDSLINVDQNKVDSLINVDQNKVDSLNNVDQNKQDSLNNVDQNKQDSLNNVDQNKQDSLNNVDQNKQDSLNNGHDMNQEELHETCKKNMIYNFLTNYDMKEKKYINKKDEDAIINVLSKNVVNIMQNELKISLNDFIMLKKKTVSTNENKDNENVIQDEVGKFHCNDINKMKDNVNNDIISNDKYNNYYDDVLNGKKNQSILDVSHTNVTRNRSIINNDICNNNSNMQIIEKEKVMNSNNTNYYDEEKREEYSGLFFKGKKKSFKNNKMDLKTFCSLTNNGYKIDLSVLKKYSSFLNFEYISKNTYLSDKNKNLLACKSDDYKCLCQGECNLYTCYNSLSNIQCSKSKCNLPEKIQDRKCFNRPFRKSLVKNLEIKKTEKTGYGVFCKRDIKNGELICEYVGEVLGKEEFEKRLKVYEEESKKTDMYNWYTIQINKDVYIDSAKKGSISRFINHSCSPNSVSQKWIVRGFYRIGIFALRDIPSGEEITYNYSYNFLFNNFECLCKSPNCMNYHMLRKGENAGASHIIKENELLNKKIFNPVENFHNLHGKMQDWNIFIEEAHTRLLYEYNKMNAFNLRLMECYSTWIFYDMNFRKNQFFALKSKPFNVSAEFWKILVSAFSDGEKNIINTFNLFLPSLIKIGQLRRIQQYSYILHNIIGLEHDMWNLIDKGFADDEVCRKCKSCGNLTMCDKCFQSYHQLCGNMHSKVYKNNELVLCRFCQKYDYKMQWIKENHGSKMKTCIEIRSKAFYKLNRDIMTLLEDSVKYTKNQSLDSIHAHNIKAFKSKKLKLRKFQYKYVKI, from the exons ATGGAATAcaaacattttaaaaataataaaatattaaatgaaaacatAAATGAGAAGACAGAGAAGAATAGACAAAGAAATACATTGAgtcatataaattttattcaaattgatgatgacgatgatgataataataatgaagaacctaaagatataaatataaataaaactaattataataataacaatatctTTATGAAAACGTGTAATGAGAATAGAAGGAATACAACATTTTATAGACATAATGTAATAAatgaagaacaaaaaaattttgaatatttattatcaagaaaaaaaaaaaatgtagatTCTATAGATAATGTAAATTTTTCTGattttatgaaaaatgatttttttaatatgtttaataataatataataagtgaaaataaaaaaacaaacaaaactatcaatcaaataaataataatattgatactTCAAAGAatgttatttataatataaattatgatgaAGATAAAGGAGAAGtaattaatttatcatttgataaaaaaagtaaaaaaaaaaaaacatatccAGAGGTGGATattcatatgtataataaaaaaaaaatgaatccaccttatcataatattaatgaacaaaatatatatcaaacaAGTGATGATAATACTTATCATAATGTATATTCTGATAATTGTCTCATAAATTCTAATTATACaagtttattaaaaaataaacccttgaaatataaaaaaggttataaacaaaatagaCAAGATGAGAGCACAGGAGGAGAGTTTGATTATAACCTTGAACAATCTTTGTATGATGATTGTGATAAACTATATAAGACGTCTtttctaaaaaataataaaaatataattaataaaggAAACGAAGAACAGAAacaagatatatataataatatatcagatATTTGTAAgagttatattaaaaattttgattATCTGAATAAAAGAATTTTTCATAACAAATCTAAAATATGGAaattatcaaataaaaagGTAACTATACATGGAGATTCAAAAAAAGGAATAGAAAAAAACAATCAAGATATAGAAGAACAACAAAGACAACACGATGGTGAAAAGGAAGAAGATAATTATAAcgattattatgatgatgatgatgaagatgataattatcatatatatgataattatgatgacTATCTTGAAAATGATGATTATgataatcataattatttttatcacaaaaatcatcatataaataagatAGAAAAagttcaaaataaaaattcttctagtgatttaataaattctacatctattaataatacaaatatggaatgtcataataaaaaggatgataatttaaaaaatatggattcctttttattatatatgaaagaaaagaaaataaaaaaaaaaaaaaatttaaatgataatatggaaAACGAATTAAGtgatacattattatatcattcaaAAAAATACTACAAAGATGTGTGTGATACCCATTGTGATGATATcaatttttcttttgatgaagattataatatgttaccaaaaaaagatatatacaGTGATAATAGAACAAAAAATTTGGATAAGTTTCCAAATAATAGTtcacataattatattaataatatttcatctgaaattataaaatattgtaaagacaataatattacattaaagagtgatataaaaaatgttataaatcATTTCAACAAAAAATATGCAAATGGTACTATTaccaataataatattaataatatatttgaaagtATGAATCTTCAAAGGAATAATGTAgatcatatatatgattgTTCTATAAATAATCCAACAAATAGTAAAAAtgttagtaataataatataatacatattacaAATgagaatatacaaaataataaaaataaacaatatgTAAACAgtattgtaaatatattttcaaaaagaaaaaatgctaatgaaaaaaaagaaaacttaaatgaaaaaaattatatttcctTCAATTCAAATTAtaaggataatataaatttaagaaataataaaatttatgaaCTAAACAATAATGATTTCTCTACAAATGATTAtgttaatgatataaatatagatataaatataaataaacaaattagtaataatttaaaaaaaaatgataatatgttgatatataatagaaaatGTAATATGGATTTAACAAATGAATCAATTAATAtggaatataatttaaaaaaaaataattccaTTTCTGATTTggaatataaacaaaataataatgataattataaaaataaagatatatgtgATGATATATCagaaatttatatgaatGGATATTATGATGATGTCATAAAATGTTATATGGATTACACCTTACAAGGTATGAATGATGAaacacatttttatttatgtgaaTTCtgtaaacaaaatatttttgatatgaataatatgataaaaaatgataaagcAAAGGAATGTATGtataattgtaatatatCATGTGGTAGAACATTTCATAAAACATGTGTAtcttatataaacaaaaatgataattatatatgttttttttgtatatatgatattaattTTTGTACCTTATGTAAAGAAGTTGTAACAAATGATTCTTTGTTACCATGCTACTATCCATTGTGTAGTGTTTCTATGCACATAAAATGTGTTGAGAAATTAATATTCTTTAATTCAGAGTGTTTAAAACAATATGTAAGCATAAAATTATCaccacatataaatattgaacAAGAGAAAACACAAAAATATGCTTCCTGTGGTGTTATAGAACAACCActtcatatgaaaaaaaaaattaaaagacgACATAGTTACAGAAAAAGGAGAAGAAGAGGTACAAGAAAAAGTCAAATAACAACAtcgaataaaaaaataaataaaaaggagtTAACTAGTGGTGATATTATAGATACTGAAATTATGGAACAGAAAAATGATAaggatgataataaagataatattacccataataatgataataataatgataataataataatgataataataataataataatgatgataaaaatttaaaaaattatttattaaaaaatgatctTCTTACAAATGAACTTGaccataataattatcatcaaaTATTAGAAAGTAATAAAGAAATCAAAGTCGAAAATACTGTTAACATGTTGGAAGATCCTATTAATAATAAgttatttgataaaaaagaagaaaccttaaaaaatgaagatgatgaaaatattatggtacttaaaaaatttatatgtcCTTTACATATATGTTATGTGTGTAAAGAATTtgacataaataatatagaaagctcgaaaaaagaaataaacaaTGACTTATTTAGATGTATTAAATGCTTTAAATCTGTTCATCGTAAGTGTATGAatcaaattaataataataataatgaaaatattaatggtaataataatatttatataatatctcataaacataaaattatGTGTTGCTCAAATCATATGgatgattataaaaatgaacacATGGAATATTTAACATACATTAAAGAGATTAACCATATATGTGAATTAGTTGAACCagttcataataataatagtaataaattATTGAGTAATAAAGGtttatatgataatgaaaataatatatgcatatccaaaattcataataatagttcaaatgaattatttaaaaccaaacaaaattatataaaggcAAAAGGATTTAATTGTTTAAATTATGATCATAATGGTAtgaacaatatgaataatatgaatataacaaataaaatgaatattttaaatttaaaaagttGTATGgttaatgatattaatacaaCTGaaggaaagaaaaagaaaagttgTGAAAGCAGAGGAAATAatagtattaataaaaaagtcGTATTTGATTTAACCGaagaattaaatgaaaaattaacaacatttgataatatacaaaataaaataatatatgtagataataaaattgagatgaatgataatatatgtcAGAAGGAAGATGGGAGTCTCAATTTGGGTTGTATGAATATATCAAGTGCtggtaaaaataatatgagaCCAAATAATcccaataataataataataataatgatgatggtggtgaaaatataatatctgttgaagaagaatataatttaaaaaacagAAATGTGAATAAAACTAACAATACCTTGTtagatcataataataatataaaaaaaaacaataccCTTactataaaagaatatacagATAGTTCTATAAATATTGATGAGTTTATTAATAAGAAccaaaatgaaaagaatatgTCATTAGATTCTAATGATgctttaaatttaaaaagaaaaagaaacgTTTCACATtcttataatgatatattagatgatacaaatatattaaaagatatttCAACTAATAAATCATATTGTGTTAATGTAtctaaaaagaaacaaaatgtttcatttaataataaggaGGAAATGATGAGAGCAAATGAactatatgtattaaatgaTAACAATATAGAAAGTAacgaaaaaaatacaaaaaataaactaaacaataatatttataataataataaaagtaaaaatataaaatataataatagtgttgatagaaaaaatgataagaatAAACAAATTAATGATACCATTAATAAAGATCTTGAAAACataaatcataatataaacaatcaACAAGTGGTTCATAATTTTGTGGATGACAATATGAAATCCAAGCTACACATGATTCAAATTAAATTGAAACATATTTTGAGCATAGAAAAAGGATTATTGTcattaaaagaaattaatattGATCAAATGAATGATGAATGTAAAAAGCATATAAGTATATTGTGTACCTTTAGACAggattttattaattatgtaatctttttatttagTAAGAGGTCAGATCAAAAAACGAGTAATGAACCAATAAACCAAGTTGATGATAAAAAggaaggaaatatatatcatgtaCAAGAAAAACAAGAAAACATAAACAATAACAacgaaaatgaagaagataaaAGTAAAGTGGatagtataaataaagaagatcAAAATAAAGTGGATACTTTAAATAATGTAGATCAAAATAAAGTGGATAGTTTAATTAATGTAGATCAAAATAAAGTGGATAGTTTAATTAATGTAGATCAAAATAAAGTGGACAGTTTAAATAATGTAGATCAAAATAAACAAGATAGTTTAAATAATGTAGATCAAAATAAACAAGATAGTTTAAATAATGTAGATCAAAATAAACAAGATAGTTTAAATAATGTAGATCAAAATAAACAAGATAGCTTAAATAATGGTCATGATATGAATCAAGAAGAATTACATGAAACgtgcaaaaaaaatatgatttataatttcttaaCAAATTAtgatatgaaagaaaaaaaatatatcaacaaAAAAGACGAAGATGctataataaatgtattgTCAAAGAATGTTGTAAATATAATgcaaaatgaattaaaaatttcATTAAACGattttattatgttaaaaaagaaaactgTGTctacaaatgaaaataaggataatgaaaatgtaaTTCAAGATGAAGTTGGAAAATTTCAttgtaatgatataaataaaatgaaagataatgtaaataatgatattatttcaaatgataaatataataattattatgatgatgttttaaatggaaaaaaaaaccaaTCGATTCTTGATGTTTCTCATACGAATGTGACAAGAAATAGaagtattattaataatgatatatgtaataataatagtaatatgcAAATTattgaaaaggaaaaagtTATGAACagtaataatacaaattattatgatgaggAAAAAAGAGAAGAATATAGtggtttattttttaaaggcaaaaaaaaaagttttaaaaataataaaatggatTTGAAAACATTTTGTTCATTGACAAATAATGGTTATAAAATAGATTTATCTGTATTAAAAAAGTATagttcttttttaaattttgagtatatatcaaaaaatacatatttgagtgataaaaataaaaatttacttGCATGCAAGTCAGATGATTATAAATGTTTATGTCAAGGGGAATGCAACTTATATACATGTTATAATTCTTTGAGTAACATTCAATGTTCAAAAAGTAAATGCAATTTGCCAGAAAAAATTCAGGATAGAAAATGTTTCAATCGTCCATTTAGAAAATCTCTCGTGAAAAACTTAGag ATAAAAAAAACTGAAAAAACTGGATATGGTGTGTTTTGCAAGAGGGACATAAAAAATGGAGAACTCATATGTGAATACGTTGGAGAAGTGTTAGGAAAAGAAGAGTTTGAAAAAAGACTAAAAGTATATGAAGAAGAAAGTAAGAAGACTGATATGTATAATTGGTATacaatacaaataaataaagatgtATATATTGATAGTGCAAAGAAGGGAAGTATCTCAAGATTTATTAATCATTCTTGTTCACCTAACAGTGTATCACAAAAGTGGATAGTTCGAGGATTTTATAGAATTGGAATATTTGCATTGAGAGATATTCCATCTGGAGAAGAAATAACTTATAATTAtag TTATAATTTCCTATTTAATAACTTTGAATGTTTATGTAAGTCTCCCAATTGTATGAACTACCATATGTTGAGAAAAGGAGAAAATGCAGGAGCTAgccatataataaaagaaaacgaattattaaataagaaGATATTTAATCCAGTAGAAAATTTCCATAATTTACATGGGAAAATGCAAGAttggaatatatttatagaagaAGCACATACaagattattatatgaatataataaaatgaatgcATTTAATTTAAGGTTGATGGAATGTTATTCAACTTGGATATTTTATGATATGAATTTTCGGAAGAATCAATTTTTTGCTCTTAAATCTAAGCCATTCAATGTTTCAGCTGAATTTTGGAAAATTCTTGTTTCAGCTTTTTCGGatggagaaaaaaatattataaatacatttaatttgtttttaccttcattaataaaaattggCCAATTAAGAAGAATACAACAG TATAGCTACATcctacataatattattggcTTGGAGCATGATATGTGGAATTTAATTGACAAAGGGTTTGCAGATGATGag GTATGCAGAAAATGTAAAAGCTGTGGAAACCTGACCATGTGTGATAAATGTTTTCAAAGTTATCATCAGTTATGTGGCAATATGCATTCAAAggtatataagaataatgaATTAGTTCTTTGTCGCTTTTGTCAGAAGTATGATTATAAAATGCAATGGATAAAAGAAAACCATGGATCAAAAATGAAGACATGCATAGAAATTAGGAGTAAAGCATTCTATAAATTGAATCGAGATATAATGACATTATTAGAAGACTCagtaaaatatacaaaaaatcaATCCTTAGATTCAATCCATGCGCATAACATAAAAGCATTTAAGagcaaaaaattaaaattgaGAAAGTTCCAGTATAAGtatgtaaaaatatga